One segment of Salvelinus alpinus chromosome 1, SLU_Salpinus.1, whole genome shotgun sequence DNA contains the following:
- the LOC139571184 gene encoding NLR family CARD domain-containing protein 3-like isoform X4, with amino-acid sequence MSLSGEREEEGPASKRSRLSGEREEGGPASKMSLSGEREEGGPASKMSLSVEREEGGPASKRSLSGEREEGGPASKRSLSGVREEEGPASKRSRLSGEREEGGPASKRSRLSGEREEEGPASKMSLSGEREEGDPASKRSLSGEREEGGPASKRSLSGEREGGPASKRSLSGEREEEGPASKSRLSGEHDTKAKSGLQHYQAVSQPAVIGSPIGWCTIGPASSGFGQCRLSLVQQKRPDSPEPSCVSMKSDRSMEQPLKFRKGDCTTDPGSLPEDQSRCAVCEQVQRDPVSITCGHRFCRQCITRYWEKPAPSGDYDCPQCRKRSRTRPVLQHLSEPNDARGSENMDDSLQRAIVNHKDSLTRRYECVIEGMEKAGNQTPLNRIYTELYITEGESEGVNNEHEVWQLETASRTPTSHDTAIHCNDIFKPLPGQERSIRTVLTKGVAGIGKTVSVQKFILDWAEGKANQDVNIIFLLPFRELNLIKDLQYSLLRLLNVFHTELDIGNANKLTACKAMFILDGLDESRFPLDFQHIEMMSDVTQASSVDVLLTNLIKGNLLPSALLWITTRPAAANQIPSGCVDQVTEVRGFNDPQKEEYFRKRFSDEDLASRIISHIKTSRSLHIMCHIPVFCWISAIVLEHILSIDKRREMPTTLTEMSIHFLLIQTSLKNQKYHGRDEMDQEELMESDKEILLKLGKLAFENLEKGNLMFYEEDLKECGIDVKEASVYSGLCTQIFKEESVLFQRVVYCFIHLSIQEFLSAVYMYHCYTTKNMDELKPFLKRKSRAASEELTLHDLLKSAVDKALESKNGHLDLFVRFLHGMSLESNQKLLRGLVTQTESSPESVQKTIRSLKVMQRKNISPERCINLFHCLIEMKDHSVQEEIQEYLRSEDRSKNLTLAHCSALAYMLQISEEVLDVFDLKEYKTSQEGRRRLLPAVRHCRKALLTGCKLTDTSCEVLLSALSSNSSHLRELDMSNNDLNDSGVKLLSAGLGNPHCKLETLRLSGCLVTDEGCSSLVSALKLNPSHLRELDLTNNDLKDSGVKLLSAGLGNPRCKLETLRLSGCLVTEEGCASLVSALKLNPTHLRELDLSNNDLKDSGVKLLSAGLGNPHCKLETLRLSGCLVTEEGCASLVSALRSNPSHLRELDLSYNHPGDSGVRLLSAGLEDPHCRLEKLNVEHGGEHTMKPGPRKYGCDLTLDPNTVNRLLSLSEENRKVTCRREEQPYPDHPERFQDHKQVLCREGLTGRCYWEVEWSGRGEAEWSGRGEAECSGRGEAEWSGRGEAEWSGRGEAEWSGSMALIGVTYKGISRRGWRNDCDIGYNDKSWSLNCSGNSYSAWHNNNHTTIAVPSSSSHRVGVFLDWPAGTLSFYRVSSDTLTHLYTFHTTFTEPLYPGFYVWYNTSVSLCQVVPVSGGPCVKHNMMFPSNPGHVQ; translated from the exons atgagtctctctggggagagagaggaggagggcccTGCTTCTAAAAGGAGtcgtctctctggggagagagaggaggggggccctgcttctaaaatgagtctctctggggagagagaggaggggggccctgcttctaaaatgagtctctctgtggagagagaggaggggggccctgctTCTAAaaggagtctctctggggagagagaggaggggggccctgcctctaaaagGAGTCTCTctggggtgagagaggaggagggcccTGCTTCTAAAAGGAGtcgtctctctggggagagagaggaggggggccctgctTCTAAAAGGAGtcgtctctctggggagagagaggaggagggccctgcttctaaaatgagtctctctggggagagagaggagggggacccTGCCTCTAAaaggagtctctctggggagagagaagaggggggccctgcctctaaaaggagtctctctggggagagagaggggggccctgcctctaaaaggagtctctctggggagagagaggaggagggcccTGCCTCTAAAAGCAGACTCTCAGGGGAACATGACACCAAAGCTAAGAG CGGTCTTCAACActaccaggctgtatcacaaccggctgtgattgggagtcccatagggtggtgcacaattggcccagcgtcgtccgggtttggccagtgtaggctgtcatt GGTCCAGCAGAAGAGACCAGACTCACCTGaacccagctgtgtgtccatgaagagtgaccgGTCTATGGAGCAGCCACTCAAATTCAGAAAAGGAGATTGTACCACTGATCCAGG CTCTCTGCCAGAGGATCAGTCCAGGTGTGCAGTGTGTGAGCAGGTGCAGAGGGATCCAGTCTCTATCACCTGTGGACACAGGTTCTGCAGACAGTGCATCACCAGATACTGGGAGAAACCTGCTCCTTCGGGAGACTATGACTGTCCTCAGTGTAGAAAGAGATCCAGAACACGTCCTGTACTACAGCACCTGAGTGAACCCAATGATGCAAGAGGCTCTGAAAACA TGGATGACAGCCTGCAGAGAGCCATAGTAAACCACAAAGACAGTCTGACAAGGAGGTATGAATGTGTGATAGAAGGTATGGAAAAAGCAGGGAATCAAACTCCCCTCAACAGGATttacacagagctctacatcacagaaggagagagtgaagggGTTAACAATGAACATGAGGTGTGGCAGCTAGAGACAGCATCCAGGACACCAACCTCACATGACACAGCAATCCACTGCAATGACATCTTTAAACCCTTACCTGGCCAAGAGAGAAGCATCAGAACCGTGCTGACGAAGGGCGTCGCTGGCATCGGAAAAACTgtctctgtgcagaagttcatCCTAGACTGGGCTGAAGGGAAGGCAAACCAAGATGTCAATATCATATTTCTGCTTCCTTTCCGGGAGCTGAACTTGATCAAAGATCTCCAGTACAGTCTTCTCAGACTTTTAAATGTGTTCCACACAGAACTAGACATAGGCAATGCAAATAAACTCACTGCCTGTAAAGCTATGTTCATCTTGGATGGTTTGGATGAAAGCAGATTTCCATTGGATTTCCAGCATATTGAAATGATGTCTGATGTCACACAGGCATCGTCTGTTGATGTTCTGCTGACAAACCTCATCAAGGGaaatctgcttccctctgctctcctctggataACTACTCGACCTGCAGCAGCCAATCAGATCCCTTCAGGGTgtgttgaccaggtgacagaggtacgagggttcaatgacccacagaaggaggagtacttcaggaagagattcagtgatgaggacctggccagcagaatcatctcacacataaagacatcaaggagcctccacattatgtgccacattccagtcttctgttggatttCTGCAATAGTCCTTGAACACATATTGAGTATagacaagaggagagagatgCCCACGACTCTGACTGAGATGTCCATACACTTCCTGCTCATTCAGACCAGCCTGAAGAACCAGAAGTATCATGGAAGAGATGAGATGGATCAAGAGGAGCTCATGGAGTCAGATAAGGAAATTCTTCTAAAGCTGGGTAAGCTGGCATTTGAGAATCTGGAGAAGGGTAATCTCATGTTCTATGAAGAAGACCTGAAAGAGTGTGGCATTGATGTCAAAGAAGCCTCAGTGTACTCAGGATTGTGCACACAAATCTTTAAAGAAGAGTCTGTGTTATTTCAGAGAGTGGTGTACTGCTTTAttcatctgagcattcaggagtttctCTCAGCTGTCTACATGTACCATTGTTACACAACCAAGAACATGGATGAACTGAAGCCCTTCCTCAAGAGAAAGTCTAGAGCCGCGTCTGAAGAGCTAACCTTGCATGACCTGCTGAAGAGTGCTGTGGATAAAGCCTTGGAGAGTAAGAATGGACACCTGGACCTTTTTGTCCGCTTCCTTCATGGCATGtcactggagtccaatcagaaACTCCTACGAGGTCTGGTGACACAGACAGAAAGCAGTCCAGAGAGCGTCCAGAAAACGATCCGATCCCTTAAGGTGATGCAGAGGAAGAACATCTCCCCTGAGAGGTGCATCAATCTCTTCCACTGTCTGATAGAGATGAAAGACCATTCAGTACAGGAGGAAATCCAAGAGTACTTGAGGTCAGAGGACAGATCCAAAAACCTCACACTTGCTCACTGTTCAGCGTTGGCCTACATGCTGCAGATATCAGAGGAGGTTCTGGATGTGTTTGACCTGAAGGAATACAAGACATCACAGGAGGGTCGTAGGAGACTGCTCCCAGCTGTGAGGCACTGCAGGAAAGCTCT ACTCACTGGCTGTAAACTCACAGACACGTCCTGTGAAGTGTTGCTCTCAGCTCTCAGTTCAAActcctcacacctgagagagctggatatgagtaacaatgacctgaacgattcaggagtgaagctcctctctgctggactggggaatccccactgtaaactggagactctgag actgtcaggctgtctagtcacagatGAAGGCTGttcttctctggtctcagctctgaagttaaacccctcacacctgagagagctggatctgactaacaatgacctgaaggattcaggagtgaagctcctctctgctggactggggaatccccgCTGTAAACTggagaccctgag actgtcaggctgtctagtcacagaggaaggctgtgcttctctggtctcagctctgaagtTAAACCCCACACACttgagagagctggatctgagtaacaatgacctgaaggattcaggagtgaagctgctctctgctggactggggaatccccactgtaaactggagactctgag actgtcaggctgtctagtcacagaggaaggctgtgcttctctggtctcagctctgaggtcaaacccctcacacctgagagaactggacctgagctacaatcacccaggagactcaggagtcagactgctctctgctggactggaggatccacactgcagactggagaaactcaa tgtggaacatggtggagagcacacaatgaaacctgggcctagaaaat atggttgtgatctcacactggacccaaacacagtaaacagactcctctctctgtctgaggagaacagaaaggtgacgtgtaggagagaggagcagccatatcctgatcacccagagagatttCAGGACCATAAacaggtgctgtgtagagagggtctgactgggcgctgttactgggaggtagagtggagtgggagAGGGGAGGCAGAGTGGAGTGGGAGAGGGGAGGCAGAGTGCAGTGGGAGAGGGGAGGCTGAGTGGAGTGGGAGAGGGGAGGCTGAGTGGAGTGGGAGAGGGGAGGCAGAGTGGAGTGGGAGTATGGCTCTtataggagtgacatataaaggaatcAGCAGGAGAGGATGGCGCAATGACTGTGATATTGGATACAATGACAAGTCCTGGAGTCTGAATTGCTCTGGCAACAGTTACTCTGCCTGGCACAATAATAATCACACTACCATAGCCGTTCCCTCCTCCAGCtcccacagagtaggagtgtttctggactggccagccggcactctgtccttctacagagtctcctctgacacactgacccacctgtACACATTCCACAccacattcactgagcccctctatccagggttttATGTTTGGTATAACACGTCAGTGTCCCTGTGTCAGGTGGTCCCTGTGTCAGGTGGTCCCTGTGTCAAACACAACATGATGTTTCCCTCTAATCCTGGTCATGTTCAGTAA
- the LOC139571184 gene encoding NLR family CARD domain-containing protein 3-like isoform X3, with translation MSLSGEREEEGPASKRSRLSGEREEGGPASKMSLSGEREEGGPASKMSLSVEREEGGPASKRSLSGEREEGGPASKRSLSGVREEEGPASKRSRLSGEREEGGPASKRSRLSGEREEEGPASKMSLSGEREEGDPASKRSLSGEREEGGPASKRSLSGEREGGPASKRSLSGEREEEGPASKSRLSGEHDTKAKSGLQHYQAVSQPAVIGSPIGWCTIGPASSGFGQCRLSLVQQKRPDSPEPSCVSMKSDRSMEQPLKFRKGDCTTDPGSLPEDQSRCAVCEQVQRDPVSITCGHRFCRQCITRYWEKPAPSGDYDCPQCRKRSRTRPVLQHLSEPNDARGSENMDDSLQRAIVNHKDSLTRRYECVIEGMEKAGNQTPLNRIYTELYITEGESEGVNNEHEVWQLETASRTPTSHDTAIHCNDIFKPLPGQERSIRTVLTKGVAGIGKTVSVQKFILDWAEGKANQDVNIIFLLPFRELNLIKDLQYSLLRLLNVFHTELDIGNANKLTACKAMFILDGLDESRFPLDFQHIEMMSDVTQASSVDVLLTNLIKGNLLPSALLWITTRPAAANQIPSGCVDQVTEVRGFNDPQKEEYFRKRFSDEDLASRIISHIKTSRSLHIMCHIPVFCWISAIVLEHILSIDKRREMPTTLTEMSIHFLLIQTSLKNQKYHGRDEMDQEELMESDKEILLKLGKLAFENLEKGNLMFYEEDLKECGIDVKEASVYSGLCTQIFKEESVLFQRVVYCFIHLSIQEFLSAVYMYHCYTTKNMDELKPFLKRKSRAASEELTLHDLLKSAVDKALESKNGHLDLFVRFLHGMSLESNQKLLRGLVTQTESSPESVQKTIRSLKVMQRKNISPERCINLFHCLIEMKDHSVQEEIQEYLRSEDRSKNLTLAHCSALAYMLQISEEVLDVFDLKEYKTSQEGRRRLLPAVRHCRKALLTGCKLTDTSCEVLLSALSSNSSHLRELDMSNNDLNDSGVKLLSAGLGNPHCKLETLRLSGCLVTEEGCASLVSALRSNPSHPRELDLSNNDLKDSGVKLLSAVLGNPHCKLETLRLSGCLVTEEGCASLVSALKLNPTHLRELDLSNNDLKDSGVKLLSAGLGNPHCKLETLRLSGCLVTEEGCASLVSALRSNPSHLRELDLSYNHPGDSGVRLLSAGLEDPHCRLEKLNVEHGGEHTMKPGPRKYGCDLTLDPNTVNRLLSLSEENRKVTCRREEQPYPDHPERFQDHKQVLCREGLTGRCYWEVEWSGRGEAEWSGRGEAECSGRGEAEWSGRGEAEWSGRGEAEWSGSMALIGVTYKGISRRGWRNDCDIGYNDKSWSLNCSGNSYSAWHNNNHTTIAVPSSSSHRVGVFLDWPAGTLSFYRVSSDTLTHLYTFHTTFTEPLYPGFYVWYNTSVSLCQVVPVSGGPCVKHNMMFPSNPGHVQ, from the exons atgagtctctctggggagagagaggaggagggcccTGCTTCTAAAAGGAGtcgtctctctggggagagagaggaggggggccctgcttctaaaatgagtctctctggggagagagaggaggggggccctgcttctaaaatgagtctctctgtggagagagaggaggggggccctgctTCTAAaaggagtctctctggggagagagaggaggggggccctgcctctaaaagGAGTCTCTctggggtgagagaggaggagggcccTGCTTCTAAAAGGAGtcgtctctctggggagagagaggaggggggccctgctTCTAAAAGGAGtcgtctctctggggagagagaggaggagggccctgcttctaaaatgagtctctctggggagagagaggagggggacccTGCCTCTAAaaggagtctctctggggagagagaagaggggggccctgcctctaaaaggagtctctctggggagagagaggggggccctgcctctaaaaggagtctctctggggagagagaggaggagggcccTGCCTCTAAAAGCAGACTCTCAGGGGAACATGACACCAAAGCTAAGAG CGGTCTTCAACActaccaggctgtatcacaaccggctgtgattgggagtcccatagggtggtgcacaattggcccagcgtcgtccgggtttggccagtgtaggctgtcatt GGTCCAGCAGAAGAGACCAGACTCACCTGaacccagctgtgtgtccatgaagagtgaccgGTCTATGGAGCAGCCACTCAAATTCAGAAAAGGAGATTGTACCACTGATCCAGG CTCTCTGCCAGAGGATCAGTCCAGGTGTGCAGTGTGTGAGCAGGTGCAGAGGGATCCAGTCTCTATCACCTGTGGACACAGGTTCTGCAGACAGTGCATCACCAGATACTGGGAGAAACCTGCTCCTTCGGGAGACTATGACTGTCCTCAGTGTAGAAAGAGATCCAGAACACGTCCTGTACTACAGCACCTGAGTGAACCCAATGATGCAAGAGGCTCTGAAAACA TGGATGACAGCCTGCAGAGAGCCATAGTAAACCACAAAGACAGTCTGACAAGGAGGTATGAATGTGTGATAGAAGGTATGGAAAAAGCAGGGAATCAAACTCCCCTCAACAGGATttacacagagctctacatcacagaaggagagagtgaagggGTTAACAATGAACATGAGGTGTGGCAGCTAGAGACAGCATCCAGGACACCAACCTCACATGACACAGCAATCCACTGCAATGACATCTTTAAACCCTTACCTGGCCAAGAGAGAAGCATCAGAACCGTGCTGACGAAGGGCGTCGCTGGCATCGGAAAAACTgtctctgtgcagaagttcatCCTAGACTGGGCTGAAGGGAAGGCAAACCAAGATGTCAATATCATATTTCTGCTTCCTTTCCGGGAGCTGAACTTGATCAAAGATCTCCAGTACAGTCTTCTCAGACTTTTAAATGTGTTCCACACAGAACTAGACATAGGCAATGCAAATAAACTCACTGCCTGTAAAGCTATGTTCATCTTGGATGGTTTGGATGAAAGCAGATTTCCATTGGATTTCCAGCATATTGAAATGATGTCTGATGTCACACAGGCATCGTCTGTTGATGTTCTGCTGACAAACCTCATCAAGGGaaatctgcttccctctgctctcctctggataACTACTCGACCTGCAGCAGCCAATCAGATCCCTTCAGGGTgtgttgaccaggtgacagaggtacgagggttcaatgacccacagaaggaggagtacttcaggaagagattcagtgatgaggacctggccagcagaatcatctcacacataaagacatcaaggagcctccacattatgtgccacattccagtcttctgttggatttCTGCAATAGTCCTTGAACACATATTGAGTATagacaagaggagagagatgCCCACGACTCTGACTGAGATGTCCATACACTTCCTGCTCATTCAGACCAGCCTGAAGAACCAGAAGTATCATGGAAGAGATGAGATGGATCAAGAGGAGCTCATGGAGTCAGATAAGGAAATTCTTCTAAAGCTGGGTAAGCTGGCATTTGAGAATCTGGAGAAGGGTAATCTCATGTTCTATGAAGAAGACCTGAAAGAGTGTGGCATTGATGTCAAAGAAGCCTCAGTGTACTCAGGATTGTGCACACAAATCTTTAAAGAAGAGTCTGTGTTATTTCAGAGAGTGGTGTACTGCTTTAttcatctgagcattcaggagtttctCTCAGCTGTCTACATGTACCATTGTTACACAACCAAGAACATGGATGAACTGAAGCCCTTCCTCAAGAGAAAGTCTAGAGCCGCGTCTGAAGAGCTAACCTTGCATGACCTGCTGAAGAGTGCTGTGGATAAAGCCTTGGAGAGTAAGAATGGACACCTGGACCTTTTTGTCCGCTTCCTTCATGGCATGtcactggagtccaatcagaaACTCCTACGAGGTCTGGTGACACAGACAGAAAGCAGTCCAGAGAGCGTCCAGAAAACGATCCGATCCCTTAAGGTGATGCAGAGGAAGAACATCTCCCCTGAGAGGTGCATCAATCTCTTCCACTGTCTGATAGAGATGAAAGACCATTCAGTACAGGAGGAAATCCAAGAGTACTTGAGGTCAGAGGACAGATCCAAAAACCTCACACTTGCTCACTGTTCAGCGTTGGCCTACATGCTGCAGATATCAGAGGAGGTTCTGGATGTGTTTGACCTGAAGGAATACAAGACATCACAGGAGGGTCGTAGGAGACTGCTCCCAGCTGTGAGGCACTGCAGGAAAGCTCT ACTCACTGGCTGTAAACTCACAGACACGTCCTGTGAAGTGTTGCTCTCAGCTCTCAGTTCAAActcctcacacctgagagagctggatatgagtaacaatgacctgaacgattcaggagtgaagctcctctctgctggactggggaatccccactgtaaactggagactctgag gctgtcaggctgtctagtcacagaggaaggctgtgcttctctggtctcagctctgaggtcaaacccctcacacccgagagagctggatctgagtaacaatgacctgaaggattcaggagtgaagctgctctctgctgtactggggaatccccactgtaaactggaaactctgag actgtcaggctgtctagtcacagaggaaggctgtgcttctctggtctcagctctgaagtTAAACCCCACACACttgagagagctggatctgagtaacaatgacctgaaggattcaggagtgaagctgctctctgctggactggggaatccccactgtaaactggagactctgag actgtcaggctgtctagtcacagaggaaggctgtgcttctctggtctcagctctgaggtcaaacccctcacacctgagagaactggacctgagctacaatcacccaggagactcaggagtcagactgctctctgctggactggaggatccacactgcagactggagaaactcaa tgtggaacatggtggagagcacacaatgaaacctgggcctagaaaat atggttgtgatctcacactggacccaaacacagtaaacagactcctctctctgtctgaggagaacagaaaggtgacgtgtaggagagaggagcagccatatcctgatcacccagagagatttCAGGACCATAAacaggtgctgtgtagagagggtctgactgggcgctgttactgggaggtagagtggagtgggagAGGGGAGGCAGAGTGGAGTGGGAGAGGGGAGGCAGAGTGCAGTGGGAGAGGGGAGGCTGAGTGGAGTGGGAGAGGGGAGGCTGAGTGGAGTGGGAGAGGGGAGGCAGAGTGGAGTGGGAGTATGGCTCTtataggagtgacatataaaggaatcAGCAGGAGAGGATGGCGCAATGACTGTGATATTGGATACAATGACAAGTCCTGGAGTCTGAATTGCTCTGGCAACAGTTACTCTGCCTGGCACAATAATAATCACACTACCATAGCCGTTCCCTCCTCCAGCtcccacagagtaggagtgtttctggactggccagccggcactctgtccttctacagagtctcctctgacacactgacccacctgtACACATTCCACAccacattcactgagcccctctatccagggttttATGTTTGGTATAACACGTCAGTGTCCCTGTGTCAGGTGGTCCCTGTGTCAGGTGGTCCCTGTGTCAAACACAACATGATGTTTCCCTCTAATCCTGGTCATGTTCAGTAA